In Musa acuminata AAA Group cultivar baxijiao chromosome BXJ2-8, Cavendish_Baxijiao_AAA, whole genome shotgun sequence, one genomic interval encodes:
- the LOC135620030 gene encoding nuclear transcription factor Y subunit B-4-like → MAESGVPGSPESGHSGDHGGGGGGGASAREQDRFLPIANIGRIMRKAIPENGKIAKDAKESVQECVSEFISFITSEASDKCQREKRKTINGDDLLWAMGTLGFEEYVEPLKLYLQLYREVSLLPSIPYFNTGTPFCRAVLIGGIASLFLRLLLRNRT, encoded by the exons ATGGCGGAATCCGGGGTCCCCGGCTCGCCGGAGAGCGGTCACTCCGGCGACcacggcggcggtggcggaggagggGCGAGCGCCAGGGAGCAGGATCGGTTCCTACCCATCGCCAACATCGGGCGGATCATGCGCAAGGCCATCCCGGAAAACGGCAAGATCGCTAAGGACGCCAAGGAGTCCGTGCAGGAGTGTGTCTCTGAGTTCATCAGCTTCATCACCAGCGA GGCGAGCGACAAGTGCCAGCGGGAGAAGAGGAAGACCATCAACGGCGACGATCTGCTGTGGGCGATGGGGACGCTCGGCTTCGAAGAGTACGTCGAGCCCCTTAAGCTCTACTTGCAGCTCTACAGGGAGGTGAGCCTCCTACCTTCTATTCCGTACTTTAACACAGGAACCCCTTTTTGTCGTGCTGTATTAATTGGAGGAATTGCTTCTTTGTTTCTGCGACTATTGCTGCGAAATCGAACGTGA
- the LOC135618267 gene encoding GDSL esterase/lipase At1g28590-like isoform X1 gives MEPPTAAVFVLLLPLLLGSSTTACYSTIFSFGDSLADTGNLIRVPGHADCQAGWPPYGMTYFHSPTGRFSDGRLIVDFIAEAMGLPLLPPYLEAWRGGRLRKGVNFAVAGATAMDNEFFQEKGITTGSTNCSLRFQIRWFQQLLPSLCASPTDCEDMLQNTLFLMGEIGGNDYNFPLSQGRSLQETESFVPLVVDTISSGINKLIELGARALLVPGITPLGCNTVYLTTYRSDRAEDYDAIGCIRWLNEFAQYHNGHLHDEVRRLQALHPEAVIIYADYYGAMMNIFSDPERFGIEERFLACCGGGGPYNYNSSRPCGSEGQTVCDDTSTYLHWDGLHMTEATYRIVSVGLLQGPFAVPAVATTCPATRFSFTHPSSSTLSSAS, from the exons ATGGAACCACCCACCGCCGCCgtcttcgtcctcctccttcctctcttgcTCGGCTCATCAACCACCGCCTGCTACTCCACCATCTTCAGCTTCGGCGACTCCCTCGCCGACACCGGCAACCTGATCCGAGTCCCCGGCCACGCCGACTGCCAGGCCGGCTGGCCGCCATACGGGATGACGTACTTCCACAGCCCCACCGGGCGCTTCTCCGATGGCCGACTCATCGTGGACTTCATCG CGGAGGCGATGGGGCTGCCGCTTCTGCCGCCGTACCTCGAGGCGTGGAGGGGCGGAAGGTTGAGGAAGGGGGTGAACTTCGCGGTGGCGGGGGCGACGGCCATGGACAACGAGTTCTTCCAGGAGAAGGGCATCACGACCGGCTCCACCAATTGCTCGCTGCGATTTCAGATCCGGTGGTTCCAGCAATTGCTGCCCTCCCTCTGCGCCTCCCCCACAG ATTGCgaggatatgctccaaaacactcTCTTCTTGATGGGCGAGATCGGGGGGAACGACTACAACTTCCCATTGTCTCAGGGAAGAAGCTTGCAGGAGACAGAGTCCTTCGTTCCTCTAGTCGTCGACACCATCAGCTCGGGAATCAAT AAACTGATCGAGTTGGGAGCGCGAGCGCTGCTGGTTCCGGGAATCACTCCTCTCGGATGCAACACGGTCTACCTCACCACCTACCGAAGCGATCGAGCTGAAGATTATGACGCCATTGGGTGCATCAGGTGGTTGAATGAGTTCGCTCAGTACCACAATGGCCACCTGCACGACGAGGTCCGGCGGCTGCAGGCGCTGCACCCTGAGGCCGTCATAATCTATGCCGACTATTACGGTGCCATGATGAACATCTTCAGCGATCCAGAGCGATTTG GAATCGAGGAGCGGTTCTTAGCGTGCTGTGGAGGTGGCGGCCCGTATAACTACAACTCGTCACGGCCGTGTGGGAGCGAAGGGCAAACGGTGTGCGACGATACTTCGACATACCTTCATTGGGATGGCTTGCATATGACCGAAGCCACCTACAGGATCGTCTCCGTCGGTCTGTTGCAAGGACCATTCGCCGTCCCTGCCGTCGCCACCACATGCCCAGCCACTCGATTCAGCTTCACCCACCCGTCCTCCTCTACTCTGAGTTCTGCCTCCTGA
- the LOC135618267 gene encoding GDSL esterase/lipase At1g28590-like isoform X2, with product MEPPTAAVFVLLLPLLLGSSTTACYSTIFSFGDSLADTGNLIRVPGHADCQAGWPPYGMTYFHSPTGRFSDGRLIVDFIAEAMGLPLLPPYLEAWRGGRLRKGVNFAVAGATAMDNEFFQEKGITTGSTNCSLRFQIRWFQQLLPSLCASPTDCEDMLQNTLFLMGEIGGNDYNFPLSQGRSLQETESFVPLVVDTISSGINKLIELGARALLVPGITPLGCNTVYLTTYRSDRAEDYDAIGCIRWLNEFAQYHNGHLHDEVRRLQALHPEAVIIYADYYGAMMNIFSDPERFGHL from the exons ATGGAACCACCCACCGCCGCCgtcttcgtcctcctccttcctctcttgcTCGGCTCATCAACCACCGCCTGCTACTCCACCATCTTCAGCTTCGGCGACTCCCTCGCCGACACCGGCAACCTGATCCGAGTCCCCGGCCACGCCGACTGCCAGGCCGGCTGGCCGCCATACGGGATGACGTACTTCCACAGCCCCACCGGGCGCTTCTCCGATGGCCGACTCATCGTGGACTTCATCG CGGAGGCGATGGGGCTGCCGCTTCTGCCGCCGTACCTCGAGGCGTGGAGGGGCGGAAGGTTGAGGAAGGGGGTGAACTTCGCGGTGGCGGGGGCGACGGCCATGGACAACGAGTTCTTCCAGGAGAAGGGCATCACGACCGGCTCCACCAATTGCTCGCTGCGATTTCAGATCCGGTGGTTCCAGCAATTGCTGCCCTCCCTCTGCGCCTCCCCCACAG ATTGCgaggatatgctccaaaacactcTCTTCTTGATGGGCGAGATCGGGGGGAACGACTACAACTTCCCATTGTCTCAGGGAAGAAGCTTGCAGGAGACAGAGTCCTTCGTTCCTCTAGTCGTCGACACCATCAGCTCGGGAATCAAT AAACTGATCGAGTTGGGAGCGCGAGCGCTGCTGGTTCCGGGAATCACTCCTCTCGGATGCAACACGGTCTACCTCACCACCTACCGAAGCGATCGAGCTGAAGATTATGACGCCATTGGGTGCATCAGGTGGTTGAATGAGTTCGCTCAGTACCACAATGGCCACCTGCACGACGAGGTCCGGCGGCTGCAGGCGCTGCACCCTGAGGCCGTCATAATCTATGCCGACTATTACGGTGCCATGATGAACATCTTCAGCGATCCAGAGCGATTTG GTCATTTGTGA